In the Deltaproteobacteria bacterium genome, AAGGGTGCCCCCGGAAAAGGCCCCCCGCTTTTTCAAGTTCGTCTCCTCCTTTCCCATGACCCGAACGGGAAAGGTCCAGAAATTCAAGCTTTCGGAAATGGCGCAGGAGGAGTACCTGTAAGCAGCAACTTCCGGTGTTCCTGCATGGTGCACTTATTCATGACCACCGTGAGCCCTGAATCCCGGGCCTTACGGGCGGCCTCGTTGTGGACGATCCCGATCTGCATCCAGATCACGGATATTCCCGCTTCGATTGCCTCCTCCACCACGGGCGGGACCCTGGATGGGTTCAGGAAGAGGTCGGCCATGTCCACCCTGAAAGGGATATCCCTCAAAGACCTGTAACAGGGTCTTCCCAGGATTTCCTTCTGCCCGGGGTTGACCGGAATGATATCGTAACCCTGGGAGAGAAGGTACTTGGCGACCCGATGGCTGTCCCTTTTCTCCTTGGGGGAGAGCCCCATCACGGCGATGGAACGACACCGGAGTAAAATTTCGCGGATCTCCTCTGAAGGAGGATTGCAGTCAGGTATT is a window encoding:
- a CDS encoding CoA-binding protein, translating into MQCEIPDCNPPSEEIREILLRCRSIAVMGLSPKEKRDSHRVAKYLLSQGYDIIPVNPGQKEILGRPCYRSLRDIPFRVDMADLFLNPSRVPPVVEEAIEAGISVIWMQIGIVHNEAARKARDSGLTVVMNKCTMQEHRKLLLTGTPPAPFPKA